Proteins from a genomic interval of Medicago truncatula cultivar Jemalong A17 chromosome 3, MtrunA17r5.0-ANR, whole genome shotgun sequence:
- the LOC25489022 gene encoding aspartyl protease family protein At5g10770 has translation MSHFFIVSLVTLFFLCFLEKRFANETTWEERYHLVSISSLLPSSSCSFTKGPKRKASLDVVPKHGPCSQLNNNGKASILPTHSDILSLDKERVNYIHSKLSSDNLPAIYGNLIGTGNYFVVVGLGTPKRNLSLVFDTGSDLTWTQCQPCARPCYTQQDEIFDPSKSTSYCNISCTSSDCTQLISSTGMDPPTCYPLTKACKYGMVYGDGSFSEGYFSRERLTVTPTDAIDGFFLGCGENNQGLFGMSAGILGLGRHPISFVQQTAKKYNKIFSYCLPSTSSVVGHLTFGATDNYKVANNTVKYTPLSTISRSNSFYGLDIVGISIAKTKLSISSSIFSSGGAIIDSGTVITRLPPSTYASLRNAFRKEMAKYPAASGFSILDTCYDLRGRNNVVVPKISFVFGGGVTVELGAHGVLFTVSSRQVCLAFAANRDDSDITIFGNVQQRTLEVVYDVGGGKIGFGPNGCK, from the exons ATGTCTCATTTcttcatagtttctcttgttactctctttttcttatgcttTTTGGAGAAGAGATTTGCCAATGAAACAACATGGGAGGAAAGATACCATCTTGTTAGCATCAGTTCTCTCTTACCATCATCTTCTTGCAGCTTTACAAAAG GTCCAAAAAGAAAAGCATCATTAGATGTGGTACCCAAGCATGGGCCTTGTTCCCAACTGAATAACAATGGCAAAGCAAGTATTCTTCCAACACACAGTGATATTCTAAGTCTTGATAAAGAAAGGGTGAACTATATTCACTCCAAGCTATCTTCAGATAACCTACCTGCTATTTATGGTAACCTTATTGGAACAGGGaactattttgttgttgtaggGCTTGGTACTCCTAAAAGGAACTTGTCTCTTGTTTTTGATACTGGTAGTGATCTCACTTGGACTCAGTGTCAACCTTGTGCTCGTCCTTGTTACACACAGCAAGATGAAATTTTTGATCCATCAAAGTCTACTTCTTATTGCAATATTTCATGTACTTCTTCAGATTGCACTCAACTCATTTCATCCACAG GAATGGATCCTCCAACATGTTATCCATTAACAAAAGCATGTAAATATGGTATGGTTTATGGTGACGGATCCTTCTCCGAAGGATACTTCAGCCGTGAACGACTAACAGTAACACCAACAGACGCAATTGATGGTTTCTTTCTCGGATGTGGGGAAAACAACCAAGGTCTGTTCGGCATGTCTGCCGGCATATTAGGCCTTGGTCGTCATCCAATCTCTTTTGTCCAACAAACCGctaaaaaatacaacaaaattttCTCTTATTGTCTTCCTTCTACTTCCAGCGTTGTTGGCCACCTCACATTTGGAGCTACCGATAATTATAAGGTGGCCAACAACACCGTTAAATACACTCCCTTATCCACAATCTCACGTAGTAATTCCTTCTACGGTCTTGACATCGTTGGAATCAGTATTGCCAAAACCAAGCTTTCAATATCATCCTCTATTTTCTCCTCCGGTGGCGCCATTATTGACTCTGGTACCGTCATTACACGGCTGCCACCATCTACCTATGCTAGCCTTCGTAATGCTTTCCGGAAAGAAATGGCGAAATATCCAGCTGCTTCGGGGTTTTCCATTTTAGATACATGCTACGATCTTAGAGGGAGGAATAATGTGGTTGTTCCGAAGATTAGTTTTGTCTTTGGTGGTGGTGTCACCGTGGAGCTTGGTGCACACGGAGTACTTTTCACTGTGAGTTCGAGGCAAGTTTGTTTGGCATTTGCAGCGAATAGAGATGATAGTGATATTACTATCTTTGGGAATGTGCAACAAAGAACACTAGaagttgtttatgatgttggtGGTGGTAAGATTGGGTTTGGACCAAATGGTTGCAAGTGA